The following coding sequences lie in one Arachis ipaensis cultivar K30076 chromosome B03, Araip1.1, whole genome shotgun sequence genomic window:
- the LOC107633911 gene encoding protein MAIN-LIKE 1-like — MRLDERYVPYLQMAGLYHLARLNDRWFRLDEPLVSAFVERWRPETHTFHMPFGECTITLQDVAYQLGLPVDGDYVSGCLTDFHLYIEGGRPAWQWFHELLGVLPPENQVQKFAVNCTWFQETFAECPDGADEETVRRFVRAYITMLLGTQLFADKSGNRIHIRWLPYVARLEEMGR; from the coding sequence ATGCGTCTTGATGAGAGGTACGTTCCGTACCTGCAGATGGCCGGATTGTACCATCTTGCGAGACTGAATGACAGATGGTTCCGACTAGACGAGCCCCTAGTCAGCGCATTCGTCGAGAGGTGGCGGCCTGAGACGCACACCTTCcacatgccgttcggagagtgtaCCATCACGCTTCAGGACGTCGCATACCAGCTGGGGTTGCCAGTGGACGGAGATTACGTTAGTGGTTGCCTGACAGACTTCCACCTTTACATTGAGGGTGGGAGACCTGCTTGGCAGTGGTTCCATGAGTTGCTCGGTGTTTTACCTCCCGAGAACCAGGTGCAGAAATTCGCAGTCAACTGCACCTGGTTTCAGGAGACATTTGCAGAGTGTCCAGACGGGGCTGATGAGGAGACAGTTAGGCGCTTTGTCCGGGCCTATATCACGATGTTATTGGGCACGCAGCTCtttgccgacaagtccggcaaTCGTATACACATCAGATGGCTACCTTATGTTGCTCGGCTTGAGGAGATGGGTCGCTAA
- the LOC107634757 gene encoding serine/threonine-protein phosphatase 7 long form homolog — MCRVANRHVVKLAGPLQLLQSWIFWRFPTLRPSGYDEISWPLASRWSGYNPGISNKGPRVQMARLKIDLLQPRQFIWMPYSALDVIQVVHPEVLEPRHTMLWRCRTSLIYFAVVEWHQVDRVLPQFGGVQPIPSPALNIDFLMSKDGRGGDRWFPAQYADWHDHWQERAEHILQFDIVPDPGPSHDFLTWWYQHGKRFLSPEMLLGDPRGIPIPDEATQRGAGRLPDMDRVEDVPDRRQAIDLVDVGLPCKS, encoded by the exons ATGTGCCGAGTCGCCAACAGACATGTGGTGAAGTTAGCTGGCCCTTTACAGTTACTACAGTCTTGGATATTCTGGAGGTTTCCCACTCTTAGACCATCTGGGTATGATGAGATTAGCTGGCCACTTGCCTCGAG ATGGTCTGGTTACAATCCTGGGATTAGCAACAAGGGACCTCGGGTACAGATGGCTCGCCTGAAGATCGACTTGTTACAGCCTCGGCAG tTCATATGGATGCCCTATAGCGCACTAGACGTCATCCAGGTTGTACATCCGGAGGTCTTGGAGCCTCGGCATACGATGTTATGGCGCTGCAGGACGTCCCTGATTTACTTTGCGGTTGTGGAGTGGCATCAGGTTGATAGAGTTTTACCTCAGTTTGGTGGCGTTCAGCCCATACCGTCTCCCGCCTTGAACATCGACTTCTTGATGTCGAAGGACGGGAGAGGAGGTGACCGTTGGTTCCCGGCACAGTACGCTGACTGGCACGATCACTGGCAGGAGCGTGCGGAGCACATTCTACAGTTTGACATCGTCCCCGACCCCGGTCCGTCACACGATTTCTTGACATGGTGGTATCAGCACGGAAAGAGGTTTTTGTCGCCGGAGATGTTATTGGGGGATCCGAGAGGTATTCCTATTCCAGATGAGGCTACGCAGAGGGGTGCAGGTCGACTTCCAGATATGGACCGGGTCGAGGACGTTCCCGACAGACGTCAGGCGATAGACCTCGTGGACGTAGGGCTGCCATGTAAGTCGTGA
- the LOC107633910 gene encoding uncharacterized protein LOC107633910, with amino-acid sequence MQPVASPSFAVDLGGNVGDEVRHGEHIPTEVHCPTPIGVGDGLFDDPDDDDVEPDLIADESGDDVGTTVPRRATGGSSSGTQQYPPHFSPLDLDAMRQDENALLPSGFGARDTEGSAGVNEFQVGQQFQDKDEALFNVKTYSIRRGVQYKVVESDYRRYVGKCSEFGNGCTWLIRMSLRQRKGIWEVKRYNGPHTCLASSISSDHRSLDYHVISTFIMPMVRADAAVNIKVLQNATAAQFGFRPTYRRVWMAKQKAVAVIYGDWDESYNELPRWVLGVQLTMPGTVAVLRTCPVRVGGQVDESQVYFHRLFWTFPPCIQAFRHCKPLVSIDGTHLYGKYGGTLLVAIAQDGNSNILPVAFALVEGENAESWSFFLSHLREHVTPQPGLLVISDRHNGIKAALEAPDGGWLPPAAYRAFCIRHVASNFALTFKGKDARRLLVNAAYAKTEVEFDYWFDILRSENPAMCDWANRIEYSLWTQYCDEGRRFGHMTTNISECVNSILKGVRNLPVCSLVKATYGRLAELFVRKGREAEAQMGTGQQFSQYLVKCIEANLKTARCFTVTVYDRDNSEYTVAETTPTDL; translated from the exons ATGCAGCCTGTTGCGTCCCCTTCGTTTGCCGTCGATCTGGGCGGGAATGTTGGAGATGAGGTTCGGCATGGGGAACATATTCCCACCGAGGTACATTGTCCCACACCGATTGGTGTTGGTGATGGTTTGTTTGATGATCCAGATGACGATGACGTGGAGCCGGATTTGATCGCTGATGAAAGCGGCGATGATGTTGGAACTACTGTTCCGAGAAGAGCTACAGGTGGAtctagttctggcacacagcagtatccacccCATTTTTCCCCGTTGGACCTGGATGCCATGCGGCAGGACGAAAATGCTCTGCTGCCCTCAGGATTTGGCGCTAGAGATACCGAGGGGTCTGCCGGTGTGAACGAGTTTCAGGTTGGCCaacaatttcaggataaagatgaggcgcTGTTCAATGTGAAGACGTACAGTATCCGCCGAGGGGTCCAGTACAAGGTCGTTGAGTCTGACTATCGCAGGTATGTGggaaagtgttctgagtttgggaatgggtgcacatggctCATTCGGATGAGTCTCCGACAGCGGAAGGGTATCTGGGAAGTGAAGCGATACAACGGTCCGCATACATGTCTCGCCAGCTCCATCTCCAGCGACCATAGGAGTCTGGACTACCATGTGATATCCACCTTCATTATGCCgatggttagggctgatgcagCTGTGAACATCAAGGTGCTTCAAAATGCCACGGCCGCACAATTTGGGTTCAGGCCAACGTACAGGAGGGtatggatggcgaagcagaaggccgtTGCCGTCATATATGGGGACTGGGACgagtcgtacaacgagctccCTAGGTGGGTTTTAGGAGTTCAGCTGACGATGCCTGGCACTGTAGCCGTCCTCAGGACTTGCCCTGTTCGAGTTGGGGGACAGGTTGACGAGTCTCAGGTTTATTTTCATAGGCTGTTCTGGACTTTCCCCCCTTGTATCcaggcattccgtcattgcaagcctTTGGTGAGTATTGATGGCACCCATCTATATGGGAAGTATGGGGGAACATTGCTAGTCGCCATTGCACAGGACGGAAACTCGAACATCCTCCCCGTGGCATTTGCACTAGTcgagggtgagaatgctgagtcaTGGTCTTTCTTTCTTTCCCACCTCCGTGAGCACGTGACACCTCAGCCGGGTCTATTAGTTATTTCAGATAGGCATAATGGCATCAAGGCAGCACTCGAGGCTCCGGATGGGGGATGGCTACCCCCAGCTGCGTACCgggcattctgcattcgacacgttGCATCGAATTTTGCATTGACGTTCAAGGGAAAAGATGCCCGGAGGCTTCTTGTTAACGCCGCATATGCGAAGACTGAAGTGGAGTTCGACTACTGGTTTGACATTCTGCGCTCTGAGAATCCGGCAATGTGTGACTGGGCGAACCGAATCGAGTATTCGTTGTGGACACAGTACTGTGATGAGGGTCGGAGATTCGGGCACATGACGACCAATATTTCGGAATGTGTCAACTCAATCCTGAAGGGGGTAAGAAACCTCCCTGTTTGCTCGCTGGTGAAGGCCACATACGGAAGGCTAGCTGAGCTATTTGTCCGTAAGGGAAGGGAGGCCGAGGCTCAGATGGGTACTggacaacaattcagtcaatACCTAGTAAAGTGTATCGAGGCCAACCTGAAGACAgccaggtgcttcacggtgactgtTTACGACAGGGATAACTCGGAATACACCGTTGCTGAGACGACTCCGACAG ACTTGTGA
- the LOC107631743 gene encoding probable inactive receptor kinase At1g48480, which produces MVALANAIVATVLVLVLVAVFPLGKADLASERAALLALRSSVGGRTLFWNATNQSPCNWAGVQCEQGQVVELHLPAVALSGRIPVGIFGNLTHLRTLSLRFNALTGPLPADLASCINLRNLYLQRNLLSGEIPELLFRLPDLVRLNLGFNNFSGGVPAEFNKLSRLRTLYLQNNQLSGPIPQLSLPDLEQFNVSNNFLNGSVPDKLQKFPQDSFLGNSLCGRPLKLCPGDDASASSPSGDIPNNKTKKKNKLSGGAIAGIVIGSVVCLLLLVFALILLCRKKSSKKTSAVEVATVKHPEPELPGDKPVDELENGPGPHSNGAHENGYTVAAAAAAAMAAGNGNKAEANGGGGSGAKKLVFFGNSATAGAARPFDLEDLLRASAEVLGKGTFGTAYKAVLESGPVVAVKRLKDVTISEKEFKEKIESVGAMDHENLVPLRAYYFSRDEKLLVYDYMPIGSLSALLHGNKGAGRTPLNWEIRSGIALGAARGIEYLHSQGTNVSHGNIKSSNILLTKSYDARVSDFGLAHLVGPSSTPNRVAGYRAPEVTDPRKVSQKADVYSFGVLLLELLTGKAPTHAILNEEGVDLPRWVQSVVREEWTSEVFDLELLRYQNVEEEMVQLLQLAVDCAAPYPDKRPSMSQVVQSIEELRRSSLKEDQDQIQTQHDLVEL; this is translated from the exons ATGGTGGCACTGGCCAATGCCATTGTGGCCACAGTGCTGGTGCTGGTGCTTGTGGCGGTGTTTCCACTGGGAAAGGCAGATCTGGCATCGGAGCGGGCGGCATTGCTGGCTCTACGGTCCTCCGTCGGCGGCAGAACCCTCTTCTGGAACGCGACCAACCAGAGCCCCTGCAACTGGGCTGGCGTGCAATGCGAGCAGGGTCAGGTGGTGGAGCTCCACCTGCCCGCCGTGGCACTCTCCGGGCGCATTCCGGTGGGAATATTCGGGAACCTGACACACCTCCGCACCCTGAGCCTGCGGTTCAACGCGCTGACGGGACCCCTCCCCGCAGATCTGGCATCGTGCATCAACCTCCGGAACCTGTACCTGCAGCGCAATCTGCTTTCCGGCGAAATCCCAGAGTTGCTGTTCCGGCTGCCGGACCTGGTCCGCCTGAACCTTGGCTTCAACAATTTCTCGGGTGGGGTCCCAGCAGAGTTCAACAAGTTGAGCAGACTTAGAACTCTTTACCTCCAAAACAATCAGCTCTCCGGTCCCATCCCGCAGCTCAGCCTGCCGGACCTCGAGCAGTTCAACGTCTCCAACAACTTCCTCAATGGCTCTGTCCCCGACAAGCTCCAGAAATTCCCCCAAGATTCCTTTCTTGGCAATTCCCTCTGCGGCCGCCCGCTCAAGCTCTGCCCCGGCGACGATGCATCTGCATCTTCTCCTTCCGGCGACATTCCCAATAACAAgaccaagaagaagaacaagttaTCTGGCGGTGCCATTGCTGGAATTGTCATCGGATCCGTCGTGTGTCTTCTGCTGCTCGTATTCGCACTGATTCTTTTGTGTAGGAAGAAGAGTTCCAAGAAGACCAGTGCCGTTGAAGTTGCAACCGTCAAGCATCCGGAGCCCGAACTTCCAGGCGACAAACCAGTGGACGAGTTGGAGAACGGGCCGGGGCCCCACAGTAATGGCGCTCACGAAAATGGGTATACGGTGGCTGCAGCAGCTGCAGCGGCTATGGCGGCAGGGAATGGAAACAAGGCCGAGGCCAACGGCGGCGGTGGTAGTGGAGCCAAGAAGTTGGTGTTTTTTGGTAATTCTGCAACAGCGGGGGCGGCGAGGCCATTTGATCTGGAGGATTTGCTTCGGGCTTCGGCGGAGGTATTGGGGAAAGGTACGTTTGGTACGGCGTACAAGGCGGTTTTGGAGTCAGGGCCGGTGGTGGCTGTGAAGAGGTTGAAGGATGTGACGATTTCCGAGAAGGAGTTCAAGGAGAAGATCGAGTCTGTGGGAGCAATGGATCATGAGAACTTGGTTCCTCTGAGGGCTTATTATTTCAGCAGAGATGAGAAGCTTCTTGTGTATGATTACATGCCCATCGGAAGCTTATCTGCTCTTTTGCATG GAAACAAAGGAGCGGGGAGGACACCGTTAAACTGGGAAATCAGGTCAGGCATTGCACTTGGAGCTGCACGCGGGATTGAATACCTTCACTCACAGGGAACAAATGTTTCTCATGGAAACATTAAGTCCTCTAATATCCTCTTAACCAAGTCCTACGATGCTAGAGTATCTGACTTCGGCCTCGCCCACCTTGTTGGCCCCTCCTCCACCCCTAACCGAGTGGCCGGCTATCGCGCCCCTGAGGTCACCGATCCTCGCAAAGTATCCCAGAAGGCAGATGTGTACAGCTTTGGCGTGCTGCTCTTGGAGCTACTGACCGGGAAGGCACCCACCCATGCTATCCTAAACGAGGAAGGAGTGGACCTCCCTAGATGGGTCCAATCCGTTGTCCGAGAAGAGTGGACTTCGGAGGTGTTTGATCTTGAGCTGCTGAGGTACCAGAATGTTGAAGAGGAGATGGTTCAGCTGTTGCAGCTTGCAGTTGATTGCGCAGCACCCTACCCTGATAAGCGCCCTTCCATGTCTCAAGTGGTACAGAGCATTGAAGAATTGCGTCGCTCCAGCTTGAAAGAGGATCAGGACCAAATCCAAACCCAACATGATCTTGTAGAGTTATAG